One genomic window of Evansella cellulosilytica DSM 2522 includes the following:
- a CDS encoding nicotinate phosphoribosyltransferase translates to MKEKEIYLKLQGKLKRLTNETFKFDERVGEGWFSAVYFLKTKKIIEKYKPNNIVTMQFFQKEHAVLCGTDEVIALLNTFATNPQNLDIRSLEDGDKIAPFETVLTITGPYQDFGYLEGVIDGILARRTSVATNVYEVVKAAKSSGVEKPIIFMGDRDDHFTQQSGDGYAAYIGGSKAQATHAMNEWWGKRGMGTMPHALIQLFEGDLVAASRAYKETFPEDDLLALVDYNNDVITDSLKVAREFGKDLKGVRVDTSKNLIDQYFTRNPDILGTFDPRGVNPQLLFALREALDKEGFHHVKIVASGGFDAKRIAEYEKMGAPIDMYGVGSSLLKIHIGFTGDNVILDGKSEAKTGRKFRDNPRLEKIELGK, encoded by the coding sequence ATGAAAGAAAAAGAAATCTATTTAAAGCTGCAGGGAAAACTAAAGCGTTTGACGAATGAAACATTTAAATTTGACGAGCGCGTTGGTGAAGGTTGGTTCTCTGCAGTTTACTTTTTAAAAACGAAAAAAATAATAGAGAAATACAAGCCAAATAATATAGTGACGATGCAATTTTTTCAGAAGGAGCATGCAGTATTATGTGGCACGGATGAGGTCATTGCACTTTTAAACACATTTGCAACAAATCCTCAAAATCTAGATATTCGCTCACTTGAAGATGGAGATAAAATTGCACCATTTGAAACTGTATTAACGATAACCGGACCATATCAAGACTTTGGCTATTTAGAAGGTGTAATAGATGGGATTCTTGCTAGAAGAACTTCTGTAGCAACCAATGTCTATGAGGTTGTGAAAGCCGCTAAATCTTCTGGAGTCGAAAAACCAATCATTTTTATGGGTGATCGAGATGATCACTTTACACAACAATCAGGTGATGGTTATGCTGCATACATAGGTGGCTCTAAAGCACAGGCAACACATGCAATGAATGAATGGTGGGGCAAAAGAGGAATGGGAACAATGCCTCATGCACTTATTCAACTGTTTGAAGGTGATTTAGTAGCAGCTTCTAGAGCATATAAGGAAACTTTTCCAGAAGATGATCTTTTAGCATTAGTGGACTATAATAACGATGTCATCACTGATTCACTTAAAGTCGCTAGAGAGTTTGGTAAAGACCTTAAAGGTGTTAGAGTAGACACATCAAAAAACTTAATTGACCAGTATTTCACAAGGAATCCTGACATATTAGGTACATTTGATCCAAGAGGTGTCAATCCTCAGCTATTATTTGCCCTTCGGGAAGCGTTAGATAAAGAAGGTTTTCACCATGTAAAAATTGTTGCATCAGGTGGCTTCGATGCAAAGCGCATTGCAGAATATGAAAAAATGGGTGCACCAATAGATATGTATGGTGTTGGTAGTAGCTTATTAAAAATACATATTGGTTTTACTGGTGATAATGTTATTTTGGATGGAAAGTCGGAAGCAAAGACAGGTAGGAAGTTCCGAGATAATCCTCGTTTAGAAAAGATAGAACTTGGGAAATAA